The Chiroxiphia lanceolata isolate bChiLan1 chromosome 24, bChiLan1.pri, whole genome shotgun sequence genome has a segment encoding these proteins:
- the HDAC1 gene encoding histone deacetylase 1, whose amino-acid sequence MALTQGTKRKVCYYYDGDVGNYYYGQGHPMKPHRIRMTHNLLLNYGLYRKMEIYRPHKANAEEMTKYHSDDYIKFLRSIRPDNMSEYSKQMQRFNVGEDCPVFDGLFEFCQLSAGGSVASAVKLNKQQTDIAVNWAGGLHHAKKSEASGFCYVNDIVLAILELLKYHQRVLYIDIDIHHGDGVEEAFYTTDRVMTVSFHKYGEYFPGTGDLRDIGAGKGKYYAVNYPLRDGIDDESYEAIFKPVISKVMETFQPSAVVLQCGSDSLSGDRLGCFNLTIKGHAKCVEFVKSFNLPMLMLGGGGYTIRNVARCWTYETAVALDTEIPNELPYNDYFEYFGPDFKLHISPSNMTNQNTNEYLEKIKQRLFENLRMLPHAPGVQMQPIPEDAVQEDSGDEEEDDPEKRISIRNSNKRISCDEEFSDSEDEGEGGRKNVANFKKAKRVKAEEEKEEEEKKDEKEEEKAKEEKAEPKGAKEEPKST is encoded by the exons ATGGCGCTGACGCAGGGAACGAAGCGCAAAGTCTGCTACTACTACGATG gggaCGTTGGGAACTACTATTATGGCCAAGGACATCCCATGAAACCCCACAGGATCCGGATGACCCACAACCTGCTGCTGAACTATGGCCTCTACAGGAAGATGGAGATCTAT CGTCCTCACAAGGCAAATGCAGAGGAGATGACCAAGTACCACAGTGATGACTACATCAAATTCCTGAGGTCCATCCGCCCTGACAACATGTCTGAGTACAGCAAGCAGATGCAAAGAT ttaaCGTTGGGGAGGACTGCCCTGTGTTTGATGGGCTGTTTGAGTTCTGTCAGCTCTCTGCTGGAGGCTCTGTGG CCAGTGCAGTGAAGCTGAACAAGCAGCAGACAGACATTGCAGTGAACTGGGCAGGAGGCCTCCACCACGCCAAGAAGTCGGAGGCTTCTGGCTTCTGTTACGTCAACGACATCGTCTTGGCCATCCTGGAGCTCCTGAA GTATCACCAGAGGGTGCTGTACATCGACATCGACATTCACCACGGGGACGGGGTGGAGGAGGCCTTTTACACCACAGACCGTGTCATGACCGTGTCCTTCCATAAGTACGGGGAGTACTTCCCAGGAACAGGGGACCTGCGG GACATTGGTGCAGGCAAAGGCAAGTACTACGCTGTGAACTATCCCCTCCGGGACGGCATCGACGACGAGTCCTACGAAGCCATATTCAAGCCT GTGATCTCCAAAGTCATGGAGACATTCCAGCCGAGTGCTGTTGTCCTGCAGTGCGGATCAGATTCCCTCTCCGGGGACAGGCTGGGCTGCTTCAACCTCACCATCAAAG gTCATGCCAAGTGTGTGGAGTTTGTGAAAAGTTTTAACTTGCCCATGCTGATGCTGGGAGGGGGCGGCTACACCATCAGGAACGTGGCCAGGTGCTGGACCTATGAGACTGCTGTGGCTTTGGACACCGAAATTCCCAATG AGCTTCCATACAATGACTACTTTGAGTACTTCGGGCCAGACTTCAAGCTCCACATCAGCCCCTCGAACATGACCAACCAGAACACCAACGAGTACCTCGAGAAGATCAA GCAGCGCCTCTTTGAGAACCTGCGCATGCTCCCGCACGCCCCCGgggtgcagatgcagcccatCCCCGAGGATGCTGTTCAGGAGGACAGTggagatgaagaggaagatgacCCCGAGAAACGCATTTCAA TCCGCAATTCCAACAAGAGAATATCCTGTGATGAGGAATTCTCTGACTCGGAGGACGAAGGGGAAGGAGGGCGCAAAAACGTCGCCAACTTTAAGAAAGCCAAGCGTgtgaaggcagaggaggaaaaggaggaagaggagaaaaaag atgagaaggaagaggaaaaagcgaaagaggagaaagcagaacCCAAAGG GGCGAAGGAAGAGCCAAAATCCACCTGA
- the MARCKSL1 gene encoding MARCKS-related protein → MGSQGSKAAGGDPDTAKANGQENGHVIYNGDMTPKVGVEVSPQNGNGSAEPPKEESEGEPGGGDAIEPAPPADGGDPKPEEGAAAPKDAPKKKKKFSFKKSFKLSGISFRKNKKEAGDSSGSSPTEEQQGKGEESPAGGVQPSAPPEEGSAEEQGGPGEGSEGAEPKGQEGEAGGSKEKKEEEEEEKEKQQQQPAGESQGDTAKPEEPSKAAGAEPTTSPAAAVEQKEE, encoded by the coding sequence GAGAACGGCCACGTGATCTACAACGGGGACATGACGCCCAAGGTGGGGGTCGAGGTGTCCCCCCAGAACGGGAACGGCTCGGCTGAACCCCCCAAGGAGGAGAGCGAGGGCGAGCCGGGCGGGGGGGACGCCATCGAGCCCGCCCCCCCCGCCGACGGGGGGGACCCCAAACCCGAAGAAGGGGCCGCGGCCCCCAAGGACGCCcccaagaagaagaagaagttCTCGTTCAAGAAATCCTTCAAGCTGAGCGGGATCTCCTTTCGGAAGAACAAGAAGGAAGCCGGGGACTCCTCTGGCTCCTCTCCCAcggaggagcagcagggcaaGGGCGAGGAGAGCCCCGCGGGGGGGGTGCAGCCCTCGGCTCCCCCCGAGGAGGGGTCGGCGGAGGAGCAGGGGGGCCCCGGGGAGGGCAGCGAGGGAGCTGAGCccaaggggcaggagggagaagccGGCGGGAgcaaggagaagaaggaggaggaggaggaggagaaagagaagcagcagcagcagccggcGGGGGAGAGCCAAGGAGACACAGCCAAACCCGAGGAGCCCTCGAAAGCCGCGGGGGCCGAGCCCACAACAAGCCCCGCGGCGGCGgtggagcagaaggaagagtAG